Proteins encoded by one window of Salvia splendens isolate huo1 chromosome 7, SspV2, whole genome shotgun sequence:
- the LOC121811219 gene encoding NDR1/HIN1-like protein 6 — MTDRVYPAAKPTANGGTAAPTTANGVAKPTFPATKAQLYNANRPAYRPRPPRRGHRRSCCCSICLWTTLLIILLLLLAAAAAAVFYVVYRPQRPSFSVSSLQLARFNLTDTAVTSAFTVTIIARNRNSDIAFFYDKTSIRILSGGVDIGDGSIAAFAHGKRNVTTLRATIGSSNSPIDAAADTTALKSSVKSRNLPLKIQLDTKVKVKIGKIKTKKVEIRVTCEGIRITIPTGKTASLATTSKAKCKVDPRIKIIKWTF, encoded by the coding sequence ATGACAGACAGAGTATATCCAGCAGCAAAGCCCACCGCCAACGGCGGCACCGCCGCCCCCACCACCGCCAACGGCGTAGCCAAACCTACATTTCCGGCGACCAAAGCACAGCTCTACAACGCGAATCGGCCGGCCTACCGCCCTCGGCCGCCGCGGCGAGGCCACCGCCGGAGCTGCTGCTGCTCCATCTGCCTCTGGACGACTCTCCtaatcatcctcctcctcctcctagccgccgccgccgccgccgtgttCTACGTCGTCTACCGCCCCCAGCGCCCGTCCTTCTCCGTCTCCTCGCTCCAGCTCGCCAGATTCAACCTCACCGACACCGCCGTGACCTCCGCCTTCACCGTCACCATCATCGCGCGCAATCGGAACAGCGACATCGCCTTCTTCTACGACAAAACCTCGATCCGGATCCTCTCCGGCGGCGTCGACATCGGCGACGGATCGATTGCGGCGTTCGCGCACGGCAAGAGGAACGTGACGACGCTGAGAGCCACGATCGGGAGCTCGAACTCTCCGATCGACGCCGCCGCCGACACGACGGCGCTGAAATCGAGCGTGAAGAGCAGGAATCTGCCGCTGAAGATTCAGCTGGATACGAAGGTGAAGGTCAAAATTGGGAAGATAAAAACGAAAAAGGTGGAAATCAGGGTTACGTGCGAAGGGATTAGGATCACAATTCCTACTGGCAAAACGGCGTCGCTTGCAACGACTTCCAAAGCAAAGTGCAAAGTTGATCCCAGAATTAAGATCATCAAATGGACTTTCTGA